A single Eulemur rufifrons isolate Redbay chromosome 9, OSU_ERuf_1, whole genome shotgun sequence DNA region contains:
- the CCR7 gene encoding C-C chemokine receptor type 7: MDLGKPMKSVLAVALLVIFQVCLCQDEVTDDYIGDNTTVDYTLYESLCFKKDVRNFKAWFLPVMYSVICFVGLLGNGLVVLTYIYFKRLKTMTDTYLLNLAVADILFLLTLPFWAYSAAKSWVFGVHFCKLIFGIYKMSFFSGMLLLLCISIDRYVAIVQAVSAHRHRARVLLISKLSCVGIWMLAMVLSTPELLYSGIQRSNSEQTLRCSLISEHVEAFITIQVAQMVIGFLIPLLAMSFCYLVIILTLLQARNFERNKAIKVIIAVVVVFIVFQLPYNGVVLAQTVASFNITSSNCEVSKQLDIAYDVTYSLACVRCCVNPFLYAFIGVKFRNDLFKLFKDLGCLSQERLRQWSSCRHIRRSSMSVEAETTTTFSP, from the exons ATGGACCTGG GGAAACCAATGAAAAGTGTGCTGGCGGTGGCTCTCCTTGTCATTTTCCAG GTGTGCCTGTGCCAAGATGAGGTCACAGATGATTACATCGGAGACAACACCACAGTGGACTACACCTTGTACGAGTCTTTGTGCTTCAAGAAGGATGTGCGGAACTTTAAGGCCTGGTTCCTGCCAGTCATGTATTCAGTCATTTGCTTCGTGGGCTTGCTGGGCAATGGGCTGGTCGTGTTGACCTACATCTATTTCAAGAGGCTTAAGACCATGACCGACACCTACCTGCTCAACCTGGCCGTGGCGGACATCCTCTTCCTCCTGACCCTTCCCTTCTGGGCCTACAGTGCAGCCAAGTCCTGGGTCTTTGGTGTTCACTTTTGCAAACTCATCTTTGGCATCTACAAGATGAGCTTCTTCAGCGGCATGCTGCTACTCCTGTGCATCAGCATCGACCGCTACGTGGCCATCGTCCAGGCTGTCTCGGCTCACCGCCACCGCGCCCGCGTCCTCCTCATCAGCAAGCTCTCCTGCGTGGGCATCTGGATGCTGGCCATGGTGCTGTCCACCCCCGAGCTGCTGTACAGCGGCATCCAGAGGAGCAACAGCGAGCAGACGTTGCGATGCTCTCTCATCAGCGAGCACGTGGAGGCCTTTATCACCATCCAGGTGGCCCAGATGGTCATAGGCTTTCTCATCCCCCTGCTGGCCATGAGCTTCTGCTACCTTGTCATCATCCTCACCCTGCTCCAGGCGCGCAACTTTGAGCGCAACAAGGCCATCAAGGTGATCATCGCCGTGGTCGTGGTCTTCATAGTCTTCCAGCTGCCCTACAACGGGGTGGTCCTGGCCCAGACGGTGGCCAGTTTCAACATCACCAGCAGCAACTGTGAGGTCAGCAAGCAGCTCGACATCGCCTACGACGTCACCTACAGCTTGGCCTGCGTCCGCTGCTGTGTCAACCCTTTCTTGTACGCCTTCATCGGCGTCAAGTTCCGCAACGACCTCTTCAAGCTCTTCAAGGACTTGGGCTGCCTCAGCCAGGAGCGGCTCCGGCAGTGGTCTTCCTGCCGGCACATCCGGCGTTCCTCGATGAGTGTGGAGGCCGAGACCACCACCACCTTCTCCCCATAG